A genome region from Lutra lutra chromosome 11, mLutLut1.2, whole genome shotgun sequence includes the following:
- the PLEKHA8 gene encoding pleckstrin homology domain-containing family A member 8 isoform X3 yields MAVCEIQVHSVDNTRMDLIIPGEQYFYLKARSVAERQRWLVALGSAKACLTDSRTQKEKEFAENTENLKTKMSELRLYCDLLVQQVDKTKEVTTTGVSNSEEGIDVGTLLKSTCNTFLKTLEECMQIANAAFTSELLYRTPPGSPQLAVLKSNKMKHPIIPIHNSLERQMELNSCENGSLHMEINADEEILMKNKSSLFLKPAEIDCSISSEENTDDNITVQGEIMKEEGEDSLANHDSSLAQPASNSSSSSPESHWEEGQEIIPTFFSTMNTSFSDIELLEDSGIPTEAFLESCYAVVPVLDKLGPTVFAPVKMDLVGNIKKVNQKYITNKEEFTTLQKIVLHEVEADVAQVRNSATEALLWLKRGLKFLKGFLTEVKNGEKDIQTALNNAYGKTLRQHHGWVVRGVFALALRAAPSYEDFVAALTIKEGDHQKAAFSVGMQRDLSLYLPAMEKQLAILDTLYEVHGLESDEVV; encoded by the exons ATGGCGGTCTGTGAAATTCAAG TTCATTCTGTAGATAATACACGCATGGACCTGATAATCCCTGGGGAGCAGTATTTCTACCTGAAGGCCAGAAGTGTGGCTGAGAGACAGCGGTGGCTGGTAGCCCTGGGGTCAGCCAAGGCTTGCCTGACTGACAGCAGGACCCAGAAGGAAAAAG AGTTTGCTGAAAACACTGAAAACTTGAAAACCAAAATGTCGGAACTAAGACTGTACTGTGACCTCCTTGTTCAGCAAGTGGATAAAACAAAAGAAGTGACCACAACTGGTGTGTCCAATTCTGAG GAAGGAATCGATGTGGGAACTCTGCTGAAATCAACCTGCAATACTTTTCTGAAGACTTTGGAAGAATGCATGCAGATAGCAAACGCAGCCTTCACCTCTGAGCTCCTCTATCGCACTCCCCCAGGTTCACCACAGCTGGCCGTGCTCAAGTCCAACAAG aTGAAACATCCTATTATACCGATTCATAATTCATTGGAAAG GCAAATGGAGTTGAACAGTTGTGAAAATGGATCTTTACATATGGAAATAAATGCTGATGAAGAAAtcctaatgaaaaataaaagctccttatttttaaaacctgcaGAGATAGATTGCAGCATATCAAGTGAAGAAAATACAGATGATAATATAACAG TCCAAGGTGAGATcatgaaggaagaaggagaggacagTCTGGCGAATCATGATAGCAGCTTAGCACAGCCTGCGTCAAACTCCTCCAGTAGCTCTCCGGAATCCCACTGGGAAGAAGGCCAAGAAATCATCCCAACTTTTTTTAGTACCATGAATACCAG CTTTAGTGACATTGAACTTCTGGAAGACAGTGGCATTCCCACAGAAGCATTCTTGGAGTCATGTTATGCTGTGGTTCCAGTATTAG ACAAACTTGGCCCTACGGTGTTTGCTCCTGTTAAAATGGATCTTGTTGGAAATATTAAG AAAGTAAATCAGAAGTACATAACCAACAAGGAAGAGTTCACCACCCTCCAGAAGATAGTGCTGCATGAAGTGGAGGCTGACGTAGCCCAGGTTAGGAACTCAGCTACAGAAGCCCTCTTGTGGCTGAAGAG aggtctcaaatttttaaagggatttttgaCAGAAGTGAAAAACGGAGAAAAGGATATCCAGACAGCCTTGA ataACGCCTATGGTAAAACATTACGGCAACACCACGGCTGGGTGGTTCGAGGGGTTTTTGCG TTAGCTCTGAGGGCAGCTCCGTCCTATGAAGACTTTGTCGCCGCATTAACCATAAAGGAAGGCGACCACCAGAAAGCAGCCTTCAGTGTTGGGATGCAGAGGGACCTCAGCCTCTACCTCCCCGCCATGGAAAAGCAGCTGGCGATCCTGGACACTTTATACGAGGTCCACGGACTGGAGTCTGACGAGGTGGTATGA
- the PLEKHA8 gene encoding pleckstrin homology domain-containing family A member 8 isoform X2: MEGVLYKWTNYLSGWQPRWFLLCGGILSYYDSPEDAWKGCKGSIQMAVCEIQVHSVDNTRMDLIIPGEQYFYLKARSVAERQRWLVALGSAKACLTDSRTQKEKEFAENTENLKTKMSELRLYCDLLVQQVDKTKEVTTTGVSNSEEGIDVGTLLKSTCNTFLKTLEECMQIANAAFTSELLYRTPPGSPQLAVLKSNKMKHPIIPIHNSLERQMELNSCENGSLHMEINADEEILMKNKSSLFLKPAEIDCSISSEENTDDNITVQGEIMKEEGEDSLANHDSSLAQPASNSSSSSPESHWEEGQEIIPTFFSTMNTSFSDIELLEDSGIPTEAFLESCYAVVPVLDKLGPTVFAPVKMDLVGNIKKVNQKYITNKEEFTTLQKIVLHEVEADVAQVRNSATEALLWLKRGLKFLKGFLTEVKNGEKDIQTALNNAYGKTLRQHHGWVVRGVFALALRAAPSYEDFVAALTIKEGDHQKAAFSVGMQRDLSLYLPAMEKQLAILDTLYEVHGLESDEF; this comes from the exons GTTGGCAGCCTCGGTGGTTCCTTCTCTGTGGGGGGATATTATCCTACTATGATTCTCCTGAAGATGCCTGGAAAGGTTGCAAAGGGAGCATCCAAATGGCGGTCTGTGAAATTCAAG TTCATTCTGTAGATAATACACGCATGGACCTGATAATCCCTGGGGAGCAGTATTTCTACCTGAAGGCCAGAAGTGTGGCTGAGAGACAGCGGTGGCTGGTAGCCCTGGGGTCAGCCAAGGCTTGCCTGACTGACAGCAGGACCCAGAAGGAAAAAG AGTTTGCTGAAAACACTGAAAACTTGAAAACCAAAATGTCGGAACTAAGACTGTACTGTGACCTCCTTGTTCAGCAAGTGGATAAAACAAAAGAAGTGACCACAACTGGTGTGTCCAATTCTGAG GAAGGAATCGATGTGGGAACTCTGCTGAAATCAACCTGCAATACTTTTCTGAAGACTTTGGAAGAATGCATGCAGATAGCAAACGCAGCCTTCACCTCTGAGCTCCTCTATCGCACTCCCCCAGGTTCACCACAGCTGGCCGTGCTCAAGTCCAACAAG aTGAAACATCCTATTATACCGATTCATAATTCATTGGAAAG GCAAATGGAGTTGAACAGTTGTGAAAATGGATCTTTACATATGGAAATAAATGCTGATGAAGAAAtcctaatgaaaaataaaagctccttatttttaaaacctgcaGAGATAGATTGCAGCATATCAAGTGAAGAAAATACAGATGATAATATAACAG TCCAAGGTGAGATcatgaaggaagaaggagaggacagTCTGGCGAATCATGATAGCAGCTTAGCACAGCCTGCGTCAAACTCCTCCAGTAGCTCTCCGGAATCCCACTGGGAAGAAGGCCAAGAAATCATCCCAACTTTTTTTAGTACCATGAATACCAG CTTTAGTGACATTGAACTTCTGGAAGACAGTGGCATTCCCACAGAAGCATTCTTGGAGTCATGTTATGCTGTGGTTCCAGTATTAG ACAAACTTGGCCCTACGGTGTTTGCTCCTGTTAAAATGGATCTTGTTGGAAATATTAAG AAAGTAAATCAGAAGTACATAACCAACAAGGAAGAGTTCACCACCCTCCAGAAGATAGTGCTGCATGAAGTGGAGGCTGACGTAGCCCAGGTTAGGAACTCAGCTACAGAAGCCCTCTTGTGGCTGAAGAG aggtctcaaatttttaaagggatttttgaCAGAAGTGAAAAACGGAGAAAAGGATATCCAGACAGCCTTGA ataACGCCTATGGTAAAACATTACGGCAACACCACGGCTGGGTGGTTCGAGGGGTTTTTGCG TTAGCTCTGAGGGCAGCTCCGTCCTATGAAGACTTTGTCGCCGCATTAACCATAAAGGAAGGCGACCACCAGAAAGCAGCCTTCAGTGTTGGGATGCAGAGGGACCTCAGCCTCTACCTCCCCGCCATGGAAAAGCAGCTGGCGATCCTGGACACTTTATACGAGGTCCACGGACTGGAGTCTGACGAG TTCTAA
- the PLEKHA8 gene encoding pleckstrin homology domain-containing family A member 8 isoform X1 yields the protein MEGVLYKWTNYLSGWQPRWFLLCGGILSYYDSPEDAWKGCKGSIQMAVCEIQVHSVDNTRMDLIIPGEQYFYLKARSVAERQRWLVALGSAKACLTDSRTQKEKEFAENTENLKTKMSELRLYCDLLVQQVDKTKEVTTTGVSNSEEGIDVGTLLKSTCNTFLKTLEECMQIANAAFTSELLYRTPPGSPQLAVLKSNKMKHPIIPIHNSLERQMELNSCENGSLHMEINADEEILMKNKSSLFLKPAEIDCSISSEENTDDNITVQGEIMKEEGEDSLANHDSSLAQPASNSSSSSPESHWEEGQEIIPTFFSTMNTSFSDIELLEDSGIPTEAFLESCYAVVPVLDKLGPTVFAPVKMDLVGNIKKVNQKYITNKEEFTTLQKIVLHEVEADVAQVRNSATEALLWLKRGLKFLKGFLTEVKNGEKDIQTALNNAYGKTLRQHHGWVVRGVFALALRAAPSYEDFVAALTIKEGDHQKAAFSVGMQRDLSLYLPAMEKQLAILDTLYEVHGLESDEVV from the exons GTTGGCAGCCTCGGTGGTTCCTTCTCTGTGGGGGGATATTATCCTACTATGATTCTCCTGAAGATGCCTGGAAAGGTTGCAAAGGGAGCATCCAAATGGCGGTCTGTGAAATTCAAG TTCATTCTGTAGATAATACACGCATGGACCTGATAATCCCTGGGGAGCAGTATTTCTACCTGAAGGCCAGAAGTGTGGCTGAGAGACAGCGGTGGCTGGTAGCCCTGGGGTCAGCCAAGGCTTGCCTGACTGACAGCAGGACCCAGAAGGAAAAAG AGTTTGCTGAAAACACTGAAAACTTGAAAACCAAAATGTCGGAACTAAGACTGTACTGTGACCTCCTTGTTCAGCAAGTGGATAAAACAAAAGAAGTGACCACAACTGGTGTGTCCAATTCTGAG GAAGGAATCGATGTGGGAACTCTGCTGAAATCAACCTGCAATACTTTTCTGAAGACTTTGGAAGAATGCATGCAGATAGCAAACGCAGCCTTCACCTCTGAGCTCCTCTATCGCACTCCCCCAGGTTCACCACAGCTGGCCGTGCTCAAGTCCAACAAG aTGAAACATCCTATTATACCGATTCATAATTCATTGGAAAG GCAAATGGAGTTGAACAGTTGTGAAAATGGATCTTTACATATGGAAATAAATGCTGATGAAGAAAtcctaatgaaaaataaaagctccttatttttaaaacctgcaGAGATAGATTGCAGCATATCAAGTGAAGAAAATACAGATGATAATATAACAG TCCAAGGTGAGATcatgaaggaagaaggagaggacagTCTGGCGAATCATGATAGCAGCTTAGCACAGCCTGCGTCAAACTCCTCCAGTAGCTCTCCGGAATCCCACTGGGAAGAAGGCCAAGAAATCATCCCAACTTTTTTTAGTACCATGAATACCAG CTTTAGTGACATTGAACTTCTGGAAGACAGTGGCATTCCCACAGAAGCATTCTTGGAGTCATGTTATGCTGTGGTTCCAGTATTAG ACAAACTTGGCCCTACGGTGTTTGCTCCTGTTAAAATGGATCTTGTTGGAAATATTAAG AAAGTAAATCAGAAGTACATAACCAACAAGGAAGAGTTCACCACCCTCCAGAAGATAGTGCTGCATGAAGTGGAGGCTGACGTAGCCCAGGTTAGGAACTCAGCTACAGAAGCCCTCTTGTGGCTGAAGAG aggtctcaaatttttaaagggatttttgaCAGAAGTGAAAAACGGAGAAAAGGATATCCAGACAGCCTTGA ataACGCCTATGGTAAAACATTACGGCAACACCACGGCTGGGTGGTTCGAGGGGTTTTTGCG TTAGCTCTGAGGGCAGCTCCGTCCTATGAAGACTTTGTCGCCGCATTAACCATAAAGGAAGGCGACCACCAGAAAGCAGCCTTCAGTGTTGGGATGCAGAGGGACCTCAGCCTCTACCTCCCCGCCATGGAAAAGCAGCTGGCGATCCTGGACACTTTATACGAGGTCCACGGACTGGAGTCTGACGAGGTGGTATGA
- the PLEKHA8 gene encoding pleckstrin homology domain-containing family A member 8 isoform X4: MEGVLYKWTNYLSGWQPRWFLLCGGILSYYDSPEDAWKGCKGSIQMAVCEIQVHSVDNTRMDLIIPGEQYFYLKARSVAERQRWLVALGSAKACLTDSRTQKEKEFAENTENLKTKMSELRLYCDLLVQQVDKTKEVTTTGVSNSEEGIDVGTLLKSTCNTFLKTLEECMQIANAAFTSELLYRTPPGSPQLAVLKSNKMKHPIIPIHNSLERQMELNSCENGSLHMEINADEEILMKNKSSLFLKPAEIDCSISSEENTDDNITVQGEIMKEEGEDSLANHDSSLAQPASNSSSSSPESHWEEGQEIIPTFFSTMNTSFSDIELLEDSGIPTEAFLESCYAVVPVLDKLGPTVFAPVKMDLVGNIKKVNQKYITNKEEFTTLQKIVLHEVEADVAQVRNSATEALLWLKRGLKFLKGFLTEVKNGEKDIQTALIWTLLRREETVREDRMLL, translated from the exons GTTGGCAGCCTCGGTGGTTCCTTCTCTGTGGGGGGATATTATCCTACTATGATTCTCCTGAAGATGCCTGGAAAGGTTGCAAAGGGAGCATCCAAATGGCGGTCTGTGAAATTCAAG TTCATTCTGTAGATAATACACGCATGGACCTGATAATCCCTGGGGAGCAGTATTTCTACCTGAAGGCCAGAAGTGTGGCTGAGAGACAGCGGTGGCTGGTAGCCCTGGGGTCAGCCAAGGCTTGCCTGACTGACAGCAGGACCCAGAAGGAAAAAG AGTTTGCTGAAAACACTGAAAACTTGAAAACCAAAATGTCGGAACTAAGACTGTACTGTGACCTCCTTGTTCAGCAAGTGGATAAAACAAAAGAAGTGACCACAACTGGTGTGTCCAATTCTGAG GAAGGAATCGATGTGGGAACTCTGCTGAAATCAACCTGCAATACTTTTCTGAAGACTTTGGAAGAATGCATGCAGATAGCAAACGCAGCCTTCACCTCTGAGCTCCTCTATCGCACTCCCCCAGGTTCACCACAGCTGGCCGTGCTCAAGTCCAACAAG aTGAAACATCCTATTATACCGATTCATAATTCATTGGAAAG GCAAATGGAGTTGAACAGTTGTGAAAATGGATCTTTACATATGGAAATAAATGCTGATGAAGAAAtcctaatgaaaaataaaagctccttatttttaaaacctgcaGAGATAGATTGCAGCATATCAAGTGAAGAAAATACAGATGATAATATAACAG TCCAAGGTGAGATcatgaaggaagaaggagaggacagTCTGGCGAATCATGATAGCAGCTTAGCACAGCCTGCGTCAAACTCCTCCAGTAGCTCTCCGGAATCCCACTGGGAAGAAGGCCAAGAAATCATCCCAACTTTTTTTAGTACCATGAATACCAG CTTTAGTGACATTGAACTTCTGGAAGACAGTGGCATTCCCACAGAAGCATTCTTGGAGTCATGTTATGCTGTGGTTCCAGTATTAG ACAAACTTGGCCCTACGGTGTTTGCTCCTGTTAAAATGGATCTTGTTGGAAATATTAAG AAAGTAAATCAGAAGTACATAACCAACAAGGAAGAGTTCACCACCCTCCAGAAGATAGTGCTGCATGAAGTGGAGGCTGACGTAGCCCAGGTTAGGAACTCAGCTACAGAAGCCCTCTTGTGGCTGAAGAG aggtctcaaatttttaaagggatttttgaCAGAAGTGAAAAACGGAGAAAAGGATATCCAGACAGCCTTGA TCTGGACCCTTCTGAGGAGAGAGGAGACTGTAAGGGAAGATAGGATGCTGCTTTGA